One window of Carcharodon carcharias isolate sCarCar2 chromosome 25, sCarCar2.pri, whole genome shotgun sequence genomic DNA carries:
- the LOC121269563 gene encoding apolipoprotein A-I-like: MKTIVMTLAFFMITGTQGAVLWQDEPQTRLNELKNTLQGYFTQVSDTARDTINHIDNSEIGKQLNLKISESLEKLNNYVTELQKVVAPLSDEIQERLQKDGLKLEKKIQEDLEELKVKILLYTDDLRNRVNQSVEEYQVMLAPLASSLKKHVIQKAKNLHPLAQKVQEKIQTNIQDFQVNVAPFTENAREMLNQRLEEFHQKASPLTDELSEKFYQNMEVVRESFTPLAQNIQEHVTPYVKDLKSKLTSLWETFHQNLNQEQ, from the exons ATGAAGACAATTGTTATGACTTTGGCTTTCTTTATGATCACAG GAACTCAAGGTGCAGTCCTGTGGCAAGATGAGCCTCAAACTCGTCTGAATGAGTTGAAAAATACTCTTCAGGGCTACTTCACTCAAGTGAGTGACACAGCTCGAGACACTATTAATCATATCGATAACTCCGAGATTGGCAAGCAGCTCAA CCTAAAAATTTCAGAGAGCTTGGAGAAACTCAACAACTATGTTACAGAGCTACAAAAGGTGGTAGCTCCTCTGTCAGATGAAATTCAAGAGCGATTACAGAAAGACGGCTTGAAGCTTGAGAAGAAGATTCAAGAGGACTTGGAAGAACTCAAAGTCAAAATCCTTCTGTACACTGATGACCTCCGTAACAGGGTCAACCAGAGTGTTGAGGAATACCAGGTTATGCTAGCACCCCTGGCCAGCAGTCTTAAGAAGCACGTTATTCAGAAAGCTAAAAACCTCCACCCTTTAGCTCAGAAGGTCCAGGAGAAAATCCAGACCAATATTCAGGACTTTCAAGTGAATGTTGCACCGTTTACTGAAAATGCTCGTGAAATGCTCAATCAACGTCTGGAGGAATTCCACCAGAAAGCTTCTCCTTTGACCGATGAACTGAGTGAAAAATTCTATCAAAACATGGAGGTGGTGAGAGAGTCATTCACTCCTCTGGCCCAGAACATCCAGGAGCATGTCACCCCATATGTTAAAGATCTTAAAAGCAAGTTGACCTCACTGTGGGAAACATTCCACCAAAACCTTAATCAAGAACAGTAG